A section of the Deinococcus taeanensis genome encodes:
- a CDS encoding E3 binding domain-containing protein, with the protein MEGIAPLAKILAEANGIDWQRLQGSGAGGMIVEQDILNYLSRVMSGEEDPPSTPVDLPPPDWNGEEVPTADMLGRAGMSADMLSRAGVDSDLTAFVEQTSAAAPQAPTTPEPSTPGPSTLEDEALDFELEDEDETVAAAPTAPAPVVPEPTMPAVSAPAASSWGTPAASAAVEAVTPDVPVQPTFIPAAEPAAPAPVALAQPTYTPVQPEVAAPEVSAPAAAAPAAGLAAGLGSLLSRLYQKPAQADAAPAEPTAAPSAPAAQPEATAPQVAVSAPAALDERPATAAPEQPVHTPAFAAPVVNAAPVSEPAFIEEAVTEEVAQPAAQVAAEVSPVVAQDRTPEVVASEPVTPDVTPAVTETQVAPAFEEAVAATADAAPRHELAEPEVAAVQSPEPAAQPEVAAVPVSVPAAGAAGQGVWFGAYLRRDANVSALHTLRDQVSAALERDLPLGLLVARAAQHHANTLGLSSVALHGEGSRRHAVGQGSLRDALGGLDAEHAGTPDLLVVDAGALGLDDLHFPQTVTLSVGRAQDGRAALSLNGDVDTGLAAQFLAQVAGTLEQPILLVL; encoded by the coding sequence ATGGAAGGGATTGCTCCGCTCGCCAAAATTCTGGCGGAAGCGAACGGGATTGACTGGCAGAGGCTTCAGGGTTCAGGTGCAGGTGGCATGATCGTGGAGCAGGACATCCTGAACTACCTGTCACGCGTCATGAGCGGTGAGGAAGATCCGCCCTCCACGCCGGTGGACCTGCCGCCGCCCGACTGGAACGGCGAGGAAGTCCCCACCGCCGACATGCTGGGCCGCGCCGGCATGAGCGCCGACATGCTCAGCCGCGCCGGTGTGGACAGCGACCTGACTGCGTTCGTGGAGCAGACCAGCGCGGCCGCGCCGCAGGCGCCCACCACCCCGGAACCCAGCACGCCGGGGCCCAGCACCCTGGAGGACGAGGCGCTGGACTTCGAGCTGGAAGACGAGGACGAGACTGTCGCGGCGGCCCCCACAGCACCCGCACCCGTCGTCCCCGAACCGACCATGCCGGCCGTGAGCGCACCGGCCGCCAGCAGCTGGGGCACCCCGGCGGCCAGCGCGGCCGTTGAGGCCGTCACGCCTGACGTCCCGGTTCAGCCGACCTTCATTCCGGCTGCGGAACCGGCGGCGCCGGCGCCTGTGGCACTGGCGCAGCCCACGTACACCCCGGTCCAGCCCGAGGTGGCGGCGCCTGAGGTCAGTGCGCCGGCCGCCGCGGCACCCGCAGCGGGCCTGGCCGCCGGCCTGGGCAGCCTGCTGTCGCGCCTGTACCAGAAACCCGCGCAGGCCGACGCGGCGCCCGCGGAGCCGACTGCGGCGCCCAGCGCACCTGCCGCTCAACCGGAAGCGACGGCACCTCAGGTGGCGGTGAGTGCACCTGCGGCCCTGGACGAGCGTCCGGCGACCGCCGCGCCGGAGCAGCCCGTTCACACGCCGGCTTTCGCTGCGCCTGTGGTGAATGCCGCGCCGGTCAGCGAACCTGCCTTCATTGAGGAAGCCGTGACTGAGGAAGTCGCGCAGCCTGCGGCGCAGGTCGCGGCCGAAGTGAGCCCCGTTGTGGCGCAGGACCGGACACCTGAAGTGGTGGCCAGCGAGCCCGTGACGCCCGACGTGACGCCCGCTGTCACGGAGACCCAGGTTGCTCCTGCATTCGAGGAGGCCGTGGCGGCCACCGCCGACGCCGCCCCGCGCCATGAGCTGGCCGAGCCGGAAGTGGCGGCCGTGCAGTCGCCGGAACCTGCCGCGCAGCCCGAGGTGGCGGCCGTGCCGGTCAGTGTGCCGGCGGCTGGCGCTGCGGGTCAGGGCGTGTGGTTCGGTGCGTACCTGCGCCGCGACGCGAACGTTTCGGCGCTGCATACCCTGCGTGATCAGGTGAGTGCCGCCCTGGAACGTGACCTGCCGCTGGGCCTGCTGGTGGCCCGCGCCGCGCAGCATCACGCGAATACGCTGGGCCTGAGCAGTGTTGCGCTGCACGGCGAAGGCAGCCGCCGGCACGCCGTGGGACAGGGCAGCCTGCGGGACGCGCTGGGCGGCCTGGACGCCGAGCATGCCGGCACGCCCGACCTGCTGGTTGTGGACGCGGGCGCGTTGGGCCTGGATGACCTGCACTTCCCGCAGACGGTGACGCTGAGCGTGGGCCGCGCTCAGGACGGCCGCGCTGCTCTGAGCCTGAACGGCGACGTGGACACGGGGCTCGCCGCGCAGTTCCTGGCGCAGGTGGCAGGCACGCTGGAGCAGCCGATTCTGCTGGTGCTGTAA
- a CDS encoding Glu/Leu/Phe/Val dehydrogenase family protein, translating to MQILEEMQSRGHEALTLLHHAPSGLRAALAVHSTVLGPAIAGVRLREQDEELAVRGALALSESLTMKAALAGLNYGGGACVLMTPECGMDDPHAREALFRALGRQVRPMESRVVLTEDIGVSPADIAFVAQETGSTLGMHTDTSAVTGYGVYRGMKAAARFALGSESMRGVRVAIQGVGAVGRALAAHLHREGARLTIADDRPERAEALAETLTGVSVVGCHELLDTPCDIIAPCGYGHSIRSTDVPRLQCRLIAGGEHHPLTRRGEAAVKEAGIVYMPDFAVNSAGLISAATGLDMNQSAERVYQIVGRITAAAEQYGKAPHLVARRMAERRIELIGSLGGSASWSRA from the coding sequence ATGCAGATACTTGAGGAGATGCAGTCGCGCGGCCATGAGGCCCTGACGCTGCTTCATCACGCGCCCAGCGGCCTGCGCGCCGCCCTCGCCGTGCATTCCACGGTGCTGGGGCCTGCCATTGCCGGGGTGCGGCTGCGTGAACAGGATGAGGAACTGGCGGTGCGCGGCGCCCTGGCCCTCTCGGAGAGCCTGACCATGAAAGCCGCGCTGGCTGGCCTGAACTATGGGGGCGGCGCGTGCGTCCTGATGACGCCCGAATGCGGCATGGACGACCCGCACGCCCGGGAGGCGCTGTTCCGCGCGCTGGGCCGTCAGGTGCGTCCCATGGAGTCCCGGGTGGTTCTGACCGAGGACATCGGTGTGAGTCCCGCTGACATTGCCTTCGTGGCGCAGGAGACCGGATCCACACTGGGCATGCACACCGACACCAGCGCCGTGACCGGCTACGGCGTGTACCGCGGCATGAAAGCCGCGGCGCGCTTCGCACTGGGGTCTGAAAGCATGCGTGGCGTGCGGGTTGCCATTCAGGGTGTCGGCGCCGTGGGCCGCGCCCTGGCGGCGCACCTGCACCGTGAGGGCGCACGCCTGACTATCGCCGACGACCGGCCCGAACGGGCCGAGGCGCTTGCCGAGACGCTCACCGGCGTGAGTGTCGTGGGTTGCCACGAGCTGCTGGACACGCCCTGCGACATCATCGCGCCGTGCGGGTACGGGCATTCCATCCGCAGCACCGACGTGCCCCGGCTGCAGTGCCGCCTGATTGCCGGCGGGGAGCACCATCCCCTGACGCGGCGCGGCGAGGCGGCCGTGAAGGAGGCAGGAATCGTGTACATGCCGGATTTCGCCGTGAATTCTGCCGGCCTGATCTCGGCCGCCACGGGCCTCGACATGAACCAGTCGGCCGAGCGGGTCTACCAGATCGTGGGCCGCATCACCGCCGCCGCCGAGCAGTACGGCAAGGCGCCGCACCTCGTGGCGCGCCGGATGGCTGAACGCCGCATCGAACTGATCGGCAGTCTGGGCGGCAGTGCCAGCTGGAGCCGCGCGTGA
- the udk gene encoding uridine kinase: MIGVAGGSGSGKTTVTRRVMDTVGQGGVAVLNQDNYYRNQDDIPFEARLKTNYDHPAAFDWSLLRQHVDALLSGVPIDMPEYDFTRHTRSAHTTTVLPSPVVVLEGFFALYDEGLRERMHLKVFVDADADVRFIRRLLRDTQERGRSPDSVIEQYLEYVRPMHLSFVEPTKRYADVIIPHGGMNEPALDMLAARIRTTI; encoded by the coding sequence ATGATCGGCGTGGCCGGCGGGTCCGGCAGTGGCAAGACCACCGTCACGCGCCGCGTGATGGACACCGTGGGGCAGGGCGGCGTGGCGGTCCTGAACCAGGACAACTACTACCGCAATCAGGACGACATTCCCTTCGAGGCGCGCCTCAAGACGAACTATGACCACCCCGCGGCGTTCGACTGGTCACTGCTGCGGCAGCACGTGGACGCCCTGCTGTCCGGCGTGCCCATCGACATGCCCGAGTACGATTTCACGCGCCACACCCGCTCAGCGCACACCACCACCGTGCTGCCCTCCCCCGTGGTGGTGCTCGAAGGGTTCTTCGCGCTGTACGACGAGGGGCTGCGGGAACGCATGCACCTGAAGGTTTTCGTGGACGCCGACGCGGACGTGCGCTTCATTCGCCGGCTGCTGCGCGACACGCAGGAACGCGGTCGCTCGCCTGACAGTGTGATTGAGCAGTACCTGGAGTACGTGCGCCCCATGCACCTGAGCTTCGTGGAACCCACCAAGCGCTACGCAGACGTGATCATTCCGCACGGGGGCATGAACGAACCCGCACTCGATATGCTCGCCGCCCGAATCCGCACCACCATCTGA
- a CDS encoding DUF5693 family protein has product MTVPRPSRHPLTPLLLGVIVLSLIPALLLAVARVNHEQSQKTAALVMDYPAVAAQARRFGMEPEALLDRYKSHGVNGVGMYEDVIGNLVQRGAVYLRSGADLLADHPGANIRPQNVYLRSLRPGVAEALPARFTIPTRTVQVAGQTWTEWPTDPTFLPVGPDRALLARLQAKGYTVVYRPYADDALREPGLDWPDVPFVIFNGEEVIGARTPELLAQINQRLGKRIPALIEATPQRGLDTLIATHGAARTFSVNLAWQNRLDPATLASKYNLAARERGMRLLYLRPYPTINETEALLDRTTELLGKSGVRVTQPVIAPFRENTLLRTLSLIGPLAALLLLGLSFPLVRLGLLAAAGSGLLAFAMNKLDPFASGALIAAVTFPALGLVLRRARVTDWFVATGLSLCGVLFVSALGANRDSVLGLEPFRGVGLTLLLPLVLVALSFLPRQDLRQTARDLYNAPIKLGDVLVMALGLAVFALVFLRRGNTTGAGVTDTEAKIRQDLQDTLVRPRFKEMAGHPLGLLGLSGVLPGYFSAMLILGGVIGQSSILNTFSHFHTPLLISAQRCFLGLAVGLIAGLIAIPLVNAALRLWQTHGPRTGARA; this is encoded by the coding sequence ATGACCGTGCCGCGCCCCTCGCGGCACCCGCTGACGCCCCTGCTGCTGGGCGTCATTGTGCTGTCCCTGATCCCGGCGCTGCTGCTGGCCGTGGCCCGCGTGAACCACGAGCAGTCGCAGAAGACCGCCGCGCTGGTCATGGATTACCCCGCCGTGGCCGCCCAGGCCCGCCGCTTCGGGATGGAACCTGAAGCGCTGCTCGACCGGTACAAGAGCCACGGCGTGAACGGCGTCGGCATGTACGAGGACGTGATCGGCAACCTCGTGCAGCGCGGCGCGGTGTACCTGCGCAGCGGCGCGGACCTGCTCGCCGACCACCCCGGCGCGAACATCCGGCCGCAGAACGTGTACCTGCGGTCCCTGCGCCCCGGCGTGGCCGAGGCGCTGCCCGCACGCTTCACCATTCCCACCCGCACCGTGCAGGTGGCCGGGCAGACCTGGACCGAGTGGCCCACCGACCCCACCTTCCTGCCGGTCGGCCCGGACCGCGCCCTGCTCGCTCGCCTGCAGGCCAAGGGGTACACGGTGGTGTACCGCCCCTACGCCGACGACGCGCTGCGGGAACCCGGTCTGGACTGGCCGGACGTTCCCTTCGTCATCTTCAACGGTGAGGAAGTCATCGGGGCGCGCACGCCCGAACTGCTCGCCCAGATCAACCAGCGCCTCGGCAAACGGATTCCTGCCCTGATCGAAGCCACCCCGCAGCGCGGCCTGGACACCCTGATCGCCACGCACGGCGCGGCCCGCACCTTCAGCGTGAACCTCGCCTGGCAAAACCGCCTGGATCCGGCTACGCTCGCCAGCAAGTACAACCTCGCCGCGCGGGAACGCGGAATGCGCCTGCTGTACCTGCGCCCCTACCCGACCATCAACGAGACCGAAGCGCTGCTGGACCGCACCACCGAACTGCTCGGCAAGTCCGGCGTTCGCGTCACGCAGCCTGTGATCGCGCCCTTCCGGGAGAACACCCTGCTGCGCACCCTGAGCCTGATCGGGCCGCTCGCCGCGCTGCTGCTGCTGGGCCTGAGCTTCCCGCTCGTGCGCCTGGGCCTGCTGGCGGCCGCCGGGTCCGGCCTGCTGGCCTTCGCCATGAACAAACTCGACCCCTTCGCCAGCGGCGCCCTGATTGCCGCCGTGACCTTCCCGGCACTGGGTCTGGTGCTGCGCCGCGCCCGCGTGACCGACTGGTTCGTCGCCACGGGCCTGAGCCTGTGCGGCGTGCTGTTCGTCTCGGCGCTGGGTGCCAACCGCGACAGCGTGCTGGGCCTGGAACCCTTCCGCGGCGTGGGCCTGACCCTGCTGCTGCCCCTGGTGCTGGTCGCCCTGAGCTTCCTGCCCCGCCAGGACCTGCGCCAGACGGCCCGCGACCTGTACAACGCGCCCATTAAGCTCGGTGACGTGCTGGTCATGGCGCTGGGCCTCGCGGTGTTCGCCCTGGTGTTCCTGCGCCGCGGCAACACCACCGGCGCGGGCGTCACCGACACCGAAGCGAAAATCCGCCAGGACCTGCAGGACACCCTGGTCCGCCCGCGCTTCAAGGAGATGGCCGGGCACCCCCTGGGCCTGCTCGGCCTGAGCGGCGTGCTGCCCGGGTACTTCAGCGCCATGCTGATCCTGGGCGGCGTGATCGGCCAGTCCAGCATCCTGAACACCTTCTCGCACTTCCACACGCCGCTGCTCATCAGCGCCCAGCGCTGCTTCCTCGGCCTGGCGGTGGGCCTGATCGCCGGCCTGATCGCCATTCCCCTCGTGAACGCCGCCCTGCGCCTGTGGCAGACCCACGGCCCGCGCACCGGAGCGCGCGCGTGA
- the csaB gene encoding polysaccharide pyruvyl transferase CsaB, protein MKVTVSGYYGFGNTGDEAIALAITRELRQRHVTPLLLSNTPEETARTYGCDSEPRMQPAAVLGALLRSQVLLSGGGGLLQDKTSARTLTYYLAVIRLARLLRRRVVVFNQSVGPLSPAGGRRVAAALRGVHVIVRDRGSVETLAALGVTAELGGDPALLLAPTPGLTRDAGRVIVAPRGDVTDATDHLRDVVRRLRQEGRHVTALSFMPDHDDPAARSLEANEVLSTRDPQVALDAIARSGYVIGVRLHAVILAAASGTPFTGVAYDPKVQGFCTDAGAPAHPTSLDPIEVADEALRRVLPDWAAIEDMRVRAARSFSLALGR, encoded by the coding sequence GTGAAGGTCACCGTCAGCGGCTACTACGGCTTCGGCAACACCGGCGACGAAGCCATCGCCCTGGCCATCACCCGTGAACTGCGCCAGCGGCACGTGACCCCCCTGCTGCTCTCCAACACCCCAGAGGAGACCGCCCGCACCTACGGCTGTGACAGCGAGCCCCGCATGCAACCCGCCGCGGTGCTGGGCGCCCTGCTGCGCTCCCAGGTGCTGCTCTCCGGCGGGGGCGGGCTGCTGCAGGACAAGACCAGCGCCCGCACCCTGACCTACTACCTGGCGGTCATTCGTCTCGCGCGCCTGCTGCGGCGGCGCGTGGTGGTCTTCAACCAGAGCGTCGGACCGCTGAGTCCCGCCGGGGGCCGCCGGGTTGCGGCCGCGCTGCGCGGCGTGCACGTCATCGTCCGTGACCGCGGCAGCGTGGAGACCCTCGCCGCTCTGGGCGTCACGGCCGAACTGGGCGGCGACCCCGCCCTGCTGCTGGCCCCCACGCCCGGCCTCACGCGCGACGCCGGGCGCGTGATCGTCGCCCCGCGCGGCGACGTGACCGACGCCACCGACCACCTGCGGGACGTGGTGCGGCGCCTGCGGCAGGAAGGCCGGCACGTGACGGCCCTGAGCTTCATGCCGGACCACGACGACCCCGCAGCCCGCAGCCTGGAAGCCAACGAGGTGCTCAGCACCCGCGACCCGCAGGTGGCCCTGGACGCCATCGCCCGGAGCGGCTACGTGATCGGCGTGCGCCTGCACGCCGTGATTCTCGCTGCCGCCAGCGGCACGCCCTTTACCGGCGTCGCGTACGACCCAAAGGTGCAGGGGTTCTGCACCGACGCCGGCGCTCCCGCGCACCCCACCAGCCTGGACCCCATTGAGGTGGCCGATGAGGCCCTGCGCCGCGTGCTGCCCGACTGGGCCGCGATCGAGGACATGCGGGTGCGCGCCGCCCGCAGTTTCAGTCTGGCGCTCGGCCGCTGA
- a CDS encoding PaaI family thioesterase: MTLHPDLHFPTAHELDTLPPAVLAARMNALSGTLGARLGIEFTQVGRERVVARMPVEGNRQPAGRLHGGANLALAEELASVGSWMNLDPTRQVAVGVDLNGTHVRGVTGGWVTGEGTLAYRGRSVLVWSIEIRDERGRVTSLARCTCNVIATGA, translated from the coding sequence ATGACGCTGCACCCGGACCTGCACTTTCCGACCGCGCATGAGCTCGACACCCTGCCCCCGGCGGTGCTGGCGGCGCGGATGAACGCCCTGTCCGGCACGCTGGGTGCGCGCCTGGGCATCGAGTTCACGCAGGTGGGGCGGGAGCGCGTGGTGGCGCGCATGCCGGTGGAAGGCAACCGGCAGCCAGCCGGGCGCCTGCATGGTGGGGCGAATCTGGCGCTGGCGGAAGAACTGGCGAGCGTGGGGTCCTGGATGAACCTTGATCCGACCCGGCAGGTGGCGGTGGGCGTGGACCTGAACGGCACGCACGTGCGCGGCGTCACCGGCGGCTGGGTGACGGGAGAGGGGACGCTGGCGTACCGGGGCCGCTCGGTGCTGGTCTGGAGTATCGAGATTCGTGATGAGCGGGGCCGCGTGACGAGCCTGGCGCGCTGCACCTGCAACGTGATTGCCACGGGCGCCTAA
- a CDS encoding DUF2231 domain-containing protein, with the protein MQTLTRKAPPAYVIEDAVSEHDTLEVTAEALQGLLKTVEAALPPGMLRALHGESLGHPVHPVLVHLPLGGWLMAAALDYLPADTPGGHDRAADLALTLGTAGAVGTIATGWLDWSNARGQARRTGLVHGALNETAFLLNVASLVARRRDRRRLGRLLSGAGLALSLAGGFLGGELVYRHGLGVGRTMQHPQG; encoded by the coding sequence ATGCAGACCCTGACCCGGAAGGCGCCGCCGGCGTACGTGATTGAGGACGCCGTCAGTGAACATGACACGCTGGAGGTGACCGCCGAGGCTCTGCAGGGCCTGCTGAAAACGGTGGAAGCGGCCCTGCCGCCAGGCATGCTGCGGGCCCTGCACGGCGAGTCGCTGGGGCATCCGGTGCATCCGGTTCTGGTGCATCTGCCGCTGGGCGGGTGGCTGATGGCCGCGGCGCTGGATTACCTGCCCGCCGACACCCCGGGTGGGCATGACCGCGCGGCGGACCTCGCGCTGACGCTGGGCACGGCCGGGGCCGTGGGCACGATCGCCACCGGGTGGCTGGACTGGTCGAACGCGCGCGGTCAGGCCCGCCGGACCGGGCTGGTGCACGGCGCGCTGAACGAGACGGCGTTTCTGTTGAACGTGGCGTCCCTGGTGGCCCGCCGCCGGGACCGGCGCCGGCTGGGGCGGCTGCTGTCCGGGGCAGGGCTGGCCCTGTCGCTGGCCGGTGGGTTCCTGGGCGGTGAACTGGTGTACCGTCACGGGCTGGGCGTGGGCCGGACCATGCAGCATCCGCAGGGGTGA
- a CDS encoding CobW family GTP-binding protein produces the protein MTTPDGRTDERIPVVVVGGFLGAGKTTLVNHLIRSLPHRLGVIVNEFGAAGVDGSLIERLQDDVTELTAGCLCCTGRDDLLRALVTIALRERRPDAVLVELSGVADPTPVLTTLLERSVRAAFRVTTLVAVVDARHALQTLREHPEAARQLAYANVVVLNKTDLADPGLLDHAEGVLRGVNPLARVVRVERGQVDAGALLARDDFDPRVLDGVDERAAHTPGLKSFTLRADRPLDPYAWQRFMTDFLLSRPAEVLRAKGFLDLHGYPQRILFQAVRDLFTADAWDAGDGTSELVVIGRGLDRAEFQAGWNACVTPDPRDLIPD, from the coding sequence ATGACGACCCCGGACGGCCGAACTGACGAACGCATTCCCGTGGTGGTGGTGGGGGGCTTTCTGGGTGCGGGGAAGACCACGCTGGTCAATCACCTGATCCGGTCGCTGCCGCACCGGCTGGGCGTGATCGTGAATGAGTTCGGCGCGGCGGGCGTGGACGGCAGCCTGATTGAGCGGCTGCAGGATGACGTGACGGAACTCACGGCGGGCTGCCTGTGCTGCACGGGCCGCGATGACCTGCTGCGCGCCCTGGTGACCATTGCCCTGCGGGAGCGCAGGCCCGACGCGGTGCTGGTGGAACTGTCGGGCGTGGCCGACCCGACGCCGGTGCTGACGACGCTGCTGGAACGCTCGGTGCGCGCGGCGTTCCGCGTGACGACCCTGGTGGCGGTCGTGGACGCCCGGCACGCGCTGCAGACACTGCGGGAGCATCCGGAGGCGGCGCGGCAGCTGGCGTACGCCAACGTGGTGGTGCTGAACAAGACTGACCTGGCCGACCCGGGCCTGCTGGACCACGCGGAGGGGGTGCTGCGCGGCGTGAATCCGCTGGCGCGGGTGGTGCGCGTGGAGCGGGGGCAGGTGGACGCCGGCGCGCTCCTGGCACGTGACGATTTCGATCCGCGGGTGCTGGACGGCGTGGATGAACGCGCGGCGCACACGCCCGGCCTGAAGTCGTTCACGCTGCGCGCAGACCGGCCCCTGGACCCGTACGCGTGGCAGCGTTTCATGACGGATTTCCTGCTGTCCCGCCCGGCGGAGGTGCTGCGTGCCAAGGGGTTCCTGGACCTGCACGGGTACCCGCAGCGGATTCTGTTTCAGGCCGTGCGGGACCTGTTCACCGCGGACGCCTGGGACGCTGGAGACGGCACGTCGGAACTCGTGGTGATCGGCCGGGGCCTGGACCGCGCGGAATTTCAGGCGGGCTGGAACGCCTGCGTGACCCCGGACCCGCGGGACCTGATTCCCGACTGA
- a CDS encoding ABC transporter ATP-binding protein, whose amino-acid sequence MPAALPSTLRRLYGLLTPYRRTVGAGLLLLIGSVAAELYPPLVWIRVVDQGLPTRDWALIGPQLALLAAVFAAQQLLAAWRGLLLERAGQAFTRDLRLTLYRTLQGQSAAYFESQRTGDLIARVTGDVDALQDVLVRGTDAVLANALRLAGVIGIFIALQPVLGVLTTLPMVAVALMLRRYARTVQPAYRAARARLGDLSALITDRLSGIRVVQGFAREDAETQRIQALGEALYDEGVKAVRIRNRAFPRARFVGNLGNVIMLGGGAWLILAGQFTLGGLLAYRGYGRYFYGPIDDLVNIGDLLQRAEASGRRIFEVLDAPVPIHEHPGARPLPLPVRGDIHFQNVTFGYIPDRPILRDLTLHVPAGQRVAVLGESGAGKSTLLALVTRTFDPQAGRVLLDGHDVRDLTLTSLRRGAVSMAQDTFLFHDTILNNVRYARPDATDDEVRAALSAAHALSFVEALPEGVHTTVGERGMKLSGGQRQRLSIARTLLARPTLLLLDEPTSAVDAESETQVVAALTELMRGRTALIVTHRPSLARTADRVIVLAGGRITEDGHPDTLRRRNGPYAALERQMGGAVPHEVKP is encoded by the coding sequence ATGCCTGCCGCTCTGCCCTCCACCCTGCGCCGCCTGTACGGACTGCTCACCCCGTACCGCCGCACGGTGGGCGCCGGGCTGCTGCTCCTCATCGGCAGCGTCGCCGCCGAACTGTACCCGCCGCTGGTCTGGATCCGCGTGGTCGACCAGGGCCTCCCGACCCGCGACTGGGCGTTGATCGGCCCGCAACTTGCCCTGCTGGCCGCTGTGTTCGCCGCGCAGCAGCTGCTCGCCGCGTGGCGGGGCCTGCTGCTGGAACGCGCCGGGCAGGCCTTCACCCGGGACCTGCGCCTCACCCTGTACCGCACGCTGCAGGGACAATCCGCCGCGTACTTTGAGTCCCAGCGGACCGGGGACCTCATCGCCCGCGTGACCGGCGACGTGGACGCCCTGCAGGACGTCCTCGTGCGCGGCACCGACGCCGTGCTCGCCAACGCCCTGCGGCTCGCCGGGGTGATCGGCATCTTCATCGCGCTGCAACCCGTCCTGGGCGTCCTCACGACCCTCCCGATGGTCGCCGTGGCGCTCATGCTGCGCCGCTACGCCCGCACCGTGCAGCCCGCCTACCGCGCCGCCCGCGCCCGCCTGGGCGACCTGAGCGCCCTGATCACCGACCGCCTGAGCGGCATCCGCGTCGTGCAGGGCTTCGCCCGGGAAGACGCCGAAACGCAGCGCATCCAGGCCCTCGGCGAGGCGCTGTACGACGAAGGCGTGAAAGCCGTGCGCATCCGCAACCGCGCCTTTCCCCGCGCGCGTTTCGTGGGCAACCTCGGCAACGTGATCATGCTCGGCGGCGGCGCGTGGCTGATCCTCGCCGGGCAGTTCACGCTGGGCGGCCTCCTCGCCTACCGCGGCTACGGCCGGTACTTCTACGGCCCGATCGACGACCTCGTGAACATCGGCGACCTGCTCCAGCGCGCTGAAGCCAGCGGTCGCCGCATCTTCGAGGTGCTTGATGCGCCCGTCCCCATTCACGAGCACCCGGGCGCGCGGCCCCTTCCCCTGCCCGTGCGCGGCGACATTCACTTCCAGAACGTCACCTTCGGGTACATCCCCGACCGGCCCATCCTGCGCGACCTCACCCTGCACGTCCCCGCCGGGCAGCGTGTCGCCGTGCTCGGGGAAAGCGGGGCCGGCAAAAGCACCCTGCTCGCCCTGGTCACGCGCACCTTCGACCCGCAGGCTGGCCGCGTGCTGCTCGACGGGCACGACGTGCGTGACCTCACCCTCACCAGTCTGCGCCGCGGCGCCGTCAGCATGGCCCAGGACACCTTCCTGTTCCACGACACCATCCTCAACAACGTCCGTTACGCCCGCCCCGACGCCACCGACGACGAGGTCCGCGCCGCCCTGAGCGCCGCGCACGCCCTCAGCTTTGTCGAGGCCCTCCCGGAGGGCGTGCACACCACCGTCGGCGAGCGCGGCATGAAACTCAGCGGCGGGCAGCGCCAGCGCCTCTCCATCGCCCGCACCCTCCTCGCCCGGCCGACCCTGCTGCTCCTCGACGAACCCACCAGCGCCGTGGACGCCGAAAGCGAAACCCAGGTGGTCGCCGCCCTGACCGAACTGATGCGCGGCCGCACCGCCCTGATCGTCACGCACCGCCCCAGCCTCGCGCGCACCGCCGACCGCGTCATCGTCCTGGCCGGCGGCCGCATCACCGAAGACGGCCACCCCGACACCCTGCGCCGCCGAAACGGCCCGTACGCCGCGCTGGAACGCCAGATGGGCGGCGCAGTTCCGCATGAGGTCAAGCCATGA